The DNA region CATCTACATGATATGGAAAAAAGGTTAATTAAACTCCTTTCagtattttgatttgtttacaTAAATCAATTTATAGATTAGTCACTGTTGTCCGCGATCGATATTCTTgactcaaaaaaaaatcaaactagAGGAACTACTACAACATAACCCAGGTGGTACCTCAATTCCATTCTTTTCCAACATTTTGTTTAGCTCCAACAATCCTTCAATTGCAGTTGTGTCAATGGATGTCACTCCTGTACATTCACATAGAATCAGTGAAAGCTTTATATCAAAGCATGATGTATTAACCATAAAAGCTTTTCAAATAAACTTCTGACTGATAATTTTCAACAGTGTAAAGAGTTTTGCATATGTTACCTGACATATCGAGTATGACTTGCTCAACAACATCTTCATTAGATCTTTGCTGACTTTTAATATACCTCATAACCCTAATACAAAATTTTAGAAATTAGtacatgttttgaaatcctTCATCCAAATTCAAAACCAATTTCGAGTGTCATAATTAATTTATGAGAAAAGAGAGTCCGATCTAAATGTGCGTTCAATTGGGATTTATCAATGAAAAGTACTGATAAATGAATCAAAATTTTACCTTTCTTTGACGTACACAGAATTTGAAAAGTAAACAGGGGAGCCAAGCTGAACAATGATCAATCCTGGGAAAGTTGAAGCAGGGTATTGCTCAACATCTCTGTATATACCAAACTCATTTAACTTTCCAAGCTTGCATGTTGCAGGTCTAGCAACATATAACAGTGCTCTAATCACACCAAGTCCAACCTTGATTTCAAATAAGAATGATTAAGTTAATTTCAATGTACTattatataaaaacaaaaactaaaacagaatgaacattgaaattgaaaacaaaagaaGTTGAGCACTGACAGAGATCATGAGACCATAATCCATGCCCAAGAAGGCAACTCCCAAGAAGGCAGCCATGCAAATAACGAAATCAAATTTGTCAACTTTGTAGAGATAGATAACTTCGGTATAGTTAACCAGTCCCAACATTGCAGATGTAATGATAGCTGATAGTGCAACAAGAGGTGTGAAGCCAAATAGTGGTGCCAAAAATTGCAGTGTCAACGCCATGAGGACTGCTTGGACCACGTTTGTCATGGCAGTTTTACCCCCTGCATTGTAATTCACAGCTGTCTTGGAAAATGGTCCTGCAAAATAGATTTAGGGACGAAATTTATTAGCATAAAGGTTTTCTCTCCCGCCGATCAAGAAAATTCTGGTTCATAAGTTTAAAGTATTTCTTTGCAAATTGTTCTTATTGCATCAAGAACATATAATTTAGTAATAAAAATAAAGTTCATGAGaccggttgaattttgaagcatGCATACATAGCTAAATAGATGGTGTGTTGGTATACACTTGTAATTTATTGAGTTTGTTTTGTGGACCGATCGACTAGATGACTCATGTAGGTCTGACTCAGGGGAATCCCAAGGTAGACCGCCCATCCAGGTCATAGTAAGGCCATGTCGTCAAGACTTCTGGGAGGGATGTGGACCGTCACGGCATGTCAACTGACTGGATTATTGACTCTGAGCCAAGATATCCTCAAGTTGATGAGGTATCTAATAAATGGTATACCACCCGCTTATGGAGAAGGATGTCAAGATTCATCCATTTAACCCCATTAGCAGGATCCTAGATATTTAATGTGATTACCCAAACTATATTCCCATTTGAGCATTGATCCCCGTTTCCCAATCAATGTATTGACGAGATTCGCCCCATCACCATAAATGTAGCTAAGGGAGACTTCGACTATATAAGACTccggggttgtctaaatgacccatgataaagtttgggttaaataatccatcatccaatcacattggagataaatgagttggaaataaataaataaataaaatatagaaattccaactcacttatctctaatgtgattggatggtgggttatttaacccaaactttatcatgagtcatttagacaaccccataaGACTCCTCGCACACGGAATACTATATGTTCATTTCAACTAAAAAATTCTAGTGGATTTTTGTTTTACTTACTCACTGATGTCatagagtattttttttaaacatatcTCACTACAATTTACAAATCTGGTTACCTGCAGCTTCAAATCAAACTCTTAACACACATAGTTTTGATTGTGCCCAAGACAAATTAAGTCAAAAGAAGTGTGATGGTTATTAGGAAGTAGTGTGAAGAAAAGCTTAATTACCACTAGTCAAGTAACAAGAAGTGAAAGAACCAAATAGGTTCATGAGGCCAAAAGCTACCATTTCTTTGTTCCCATCATGAGGTGTGTTATCAGTAACAGAAAAGCTTCTTCCAATTGCTATTCCTTCCTACATAAATGATGAAATTAACTTAATTATTGGATAACCTCTATTGGTTTTGAAGATTAGAGATTGGAATTAGTTAATTACCGCCAATGACAAGACTCCAGTGATAAGGGCAGCTTGCATCACTGCTGGCAAATATTTACTGTCAAAGTTGAAATACTGAATGGACCAAGGATTTAACCCTCTATCTAGATGGCCCACCTATAACATAATGAACTTCAAGTAtaagaacaaaacaaaacaaaacaaaatacatGAGATACTATGAAACTGAAAAGTATTCTAATTACTCACGATTGGAATTCCATGTTTTTGGCCATGGACGAGGTACACAAAAATGCTACCAACTATCACTACAGTCATTGGAGCTATAGCTGATACCCAAAAGAGTTTTGGTCTCTTGTTCCTCTGAAAGATTGCATTGAAAAACGAAACCAATTAGAAAAACTTTGATATATTTGATACAATTATTAATTTAACAAATTGGTGTGTGTGACAATAACACTAAGTATGGCCTTTGTAAAATATTCatacattttcatttttctttgtctAGCTCTCATAATTTTATTCCTTGTGGAATATGGCTTCAAAATCTTATGGAGGGTCCATCAGTTTAAGTGGAGCACTAAAGAATAAATCCTTTAATTCACATCACTAATCTTAACAAAATAAATGTATATGCAGAAGCGAAACTGAATTGAGATCGGTTATAACTGAGGAAGAGAGCACTCACCACGTGTCTGGTAAATTGTAGAAAAGCAAGGAAGACCAGTCCAAGAACTGTGGTTTCCCACCTTATCTGTTAAAAAAGGTAAAAACAGAATgttagaattttaatttttaaaaatgatttcTCACTAAATATTTAATGTCTGCTTTGATAGTTATTTTGTTCCATACTAACCTCATGTCTATTGGTGATGATGCTCTTGGCCACTTCAACAAGGTTGGTTTTGGTTGAAAAATGTTTCATACCAAAAAATCCCTTTAACTGTTGGGCAATGAGAATAAATGCTGTCCCTCCCATGAATCCAGTGATGGTAGAATGGGAAAAGAAATCCACCAATATCCCTAGCCTGCATCAAAATACGCATGAATCGCGTTTTTACaactaatatttaataaaatcattttaactTGTAAATCATGTTTTTATTGACCCGGCCATAAAATACATATACAAATGTAATGACAGAATCATCACATGAGAGGGTAGTTCAATGTTACCTAAAAATACCCAAGCAAGCCTGGAAAACTCCGGTGACAAAAGTGGTAGTGAAGATCAAATGAAGGTACAAAGTTGGGTCCGTTTCTGGGCTTGCGACGGTTGATATAGTTTGGCCTATTAGCAATGATGCTGCTGCTAACGTCCCCACGGCCATGTGCCTGGAACTCCCAAAAATAGCATACACCAGAGGTGGGACAAAGCTGGAATCTGATGAGATATCACAACCACCAAACAAACATCACATCAAATTCAATATGTTTTCCTAATTCCTCACATGAAATTAAAAGGAACTTAGGATTCAATTTGAATCACTCTATCTTTTATTGGTTGAATCCAGCTAGAAACTAAATTATATGGATTTCACCATCAATAATCTATTGAGATttacattaattttaactaataAATGAGAAAGTGTTCGAAAACTAGTGTTGAAGTAGGTGGTGGTAGCATTTCTTAAACTTTAACACTTTCAATACTCTCAAATCGTTATAATTCATGCATGTTCTACAAAAGTTGAAGAGGaattcatatttttaatgaatttcaCACTAATCAATGAAAGAATATTGTAAAGAAAGTGTTAAAATAAGAGTTACTAACAGTATCCTTACTTATTTTCTGTTGTTTGTGTAATTCATATAAATTTAATCCGTACACCATTTCTATTCATGTTTGTGCATGTTAATGTTCGAATCCCCTTTGAAACTCACAAAATCACTTCTCCTTCGTGAAAGCTTTCTTAATAGTTTTTCTTAGAATACGTTTTACATCCAATGTGAAAATTAAAACTCGGGTTTAAAAAATTTGTGAAAGTAGTTTCTCGGATACATAATTAAtttgaggaaaaataaaatgattcaaacatgctataatctTTTTCTGAACACATGCAAGATAAGAAAATGATAGAGTAAGCTAATGATGAGTGATTTTTCTTACAAAGGCCAACAATGGGAGGAAGATTGGCAAGCTTGGCATAGCTAATGCCTTGAGGGATGGCGAGGCTGGTGATGGTGAGGCCAGATATAAAGTCGGAAATGAAGAGGCGCAGTGTGTAATTTGGGAGCCACTCGAAGATGGGGACGTAGTACTGGACCCCTTTAATAATCCTCCGCGACCGGTTCTC from Lotus japonicus ecotype B-129 chromosome 2, LjGifu_v1.2 includes:
- the LOC130738939 gene encoding probable sulfate transporter 3.5, which gives rise to MGTIGNNSHEGDHHGVNFTAQRGFYTKLKSGLKETFFPDDPFRQIKEEENRSRRIIKGVQYYVPIFEWLPNYTLRLFISDFISGLTITSLAIPQGISYAKLANLPPIVGLYSSFVPPLVYAIFGSSRHMAVGTLAAASLLIGQTISTVASPETDPTLYLHLIFTTTFVTGVFQACLGIFRLGILVDFFSHSTITGFMGGTAFILIAQQLKGFFGMKHFSTKTNLVEVAKSIITNRHEIRWETTVLGLVFLAFLQFTRHVRNKRPKLFWVSAIAPMTVVIVGSIFVYLVHGQKHGIPIVGHLDRGLNPWSIQYFNFDSKYLPAVMQAALITGVLSLAEGIAIGRSFSVTDNTPHDGNKEMVAFGLMNLFGSFTSCYLTSGPFSKTAVNYNAGGKTAMTNVVQAVLMALTLQFLAPLFGFTPLVALSAIITSAMLGLVNYTEVIYLYKVDKFDFVICMAAFLGVAFLGMDYGLMISVGLGVIRALLYVARPATCKLGKLNEFGIYRDVEQYPASTFPGLIIVQLGSPVYFSNSVYVKERVMRYIKSQQRSNEDVVEQVILDMSGVTSIDTTAIEGLLELNKMLEKNGIEMFLVNPRLEVMEKLIISKFVDKLGKESFYLTLDDAVKASQYSLKKNDNGDIVHETSHA